tttttgttttttgttgtttttatgtttttatctccattattagttatgtttaattttgtttgtcctagtttagctggttggttttaacttgtaaccacggtattcctttgccaaaAGTgaaggtttattaataaataaatggaggtgccgccctcttttaccaaaataataataataataataataatgcaggACTTTCTAAAACATTCCTACCAGAAAGCATTTTCCTTTTTCATAGCTTCACAAGGATATATGTTTTGCTGTGTAAATTGTTGGGGACAAACTGCAAGCTCATGGCTTTTCTTTTAACCTAGAATGGGTGAAATATAGACTCCCATGTTCTAGTAGTATTCTCCTTTAATGAATTCATTCAACCTCTTCACTTCCTCATTTTGTTGCTCCACCACCGCTCGGACAACATCTACAACTGAAATCATGCCAACAATTTTTCCATCTATCACTGGGACATGTCGAATCTGATTGTCTGTGAACATCAAGAAGGATCATCATTTTTGCTAATTTTCTAGTAGAATGAGGACCATACAGACTCCACAAGCTAtagggacttaacactggtttgCTAGCATATGAGTTTACCTGTCATAAGTCGCATGGCTTGAAGAATGCTTGTATCGGATGTCACTGTTATCAGCTTGTTCTGTTGAAGTTGAAAATTTGGCAGGAGTTAGAGAAGAGCATGGCAGGCTATAGTAGTATAGTCTCCCAAGAAGATAGAAGTTTACTAGGATAGTAAGAGTTAACCTCATCAGTCATGATTTCCCCAACTCTTGTGTGTCTAGAGGATCTTCCTTTGGTGATTATCTTCCTCAGATAGTCTGCTTTGTCAACATTGTAAACAAGTTGCTTTGTTTGAGTTCTCAGATAGTAAGAgttaaatggtttttttttttgtttatttgtcATTTGAGACAAATGTAGAATTCACTTAAATGGTCTTTCACAGATTCCTCTGTTCTCAAATTGATTGAACACAAAGGTTCATGATGAATATGCAGATCTAGAATTTACTCTTTTTTCCCTAGAATGCAATTGAAAATAAGGTTAACGGAAAAGCCCATTACCTCTTTCTGTCATAATTCCTGCAATCAGCTGTTGCTCCCCTGGCTTTAGTACCACTAAAGAGCCCACATTATTCTGTGCCATCTGCAA
The sequence above is a segment of the Malania oleifera isolate guangnan ecotype guangnan chromosome 8, ASM2987363v1, whole genome shotgun sequence genome. Coding sequences within it:
- the LOC131163038 gene encoding CBS domain-containing protein CBSX3, mitochondrial-like, with the translated sequence MRGISQALQSCQNTLKFAVLQHPHGRDMAEAKRVCLRFGCVTSSPSPSLRQKGLENITVADVLGTKADEKPGPWLWCHTNDTVYDAVKHMAQNNVGSLVVLKPGEQQLIAGIMTERDYLRKIITKGRSSRHTRVGEIMTDENKLITVTSDTSILQAMRLMTDNQIRHVPVIDGKIVGMISVVDVVRAVVEQQNEEVKRLNEFIKGEYY